A genomic window from Vigna radiata var. radiata cultivar VC1973A chromosome 2, Vradiata_ver6, whole genome shotgun sequence includes:
- the LOC106776501 gene encoding dynamin-related protein 5A isoform X1, with translation MSSFTVADSDTPPSLTSTPSKTPSSKARSRRSQAESKSRFEAYNRLQAAAVAFSETMPIPEIVAVGGQSDGKSSLLEALLGFRFNVREVEMGTRRPLILQMVHDASALEPRCRFQEEDSEEYGSPLVLASAIADVIKSRTDALLKKTKAAVSSKPIVMRAEYAHCPNLTIIDTPGFVLKAKKGEPENTPDEILSMVKSLASPPHRILLFLQQSSVEWCSSLWLDAIREIDPTYRRTVIVVSKFDNRLKEFSDRWEVDRYLSASGYLGDSTHPFFVALPKDRGSVSNDEFRRQISQVDSEVVRHLREGVKGGFDEEKFKSYIGFGRLRDYLESELQKKYKEAAPATLALLEQRCSEVTSELARMDSKIQATSDVSHLRKFAMMHVASISNHVGALIDGAADPSPEQWGKTTVEERSQSGIGVWPGVVASVNPPNATLRLYGGAAFERVMHEFRCAAYSIECPSVSREKVANILLAHAGRGVGRARTEAAAEIARAAAKSWLAPLLDTACDRLAFVLGSLFDLALERNRIQDLECEIKGGNMDGYIGFHAALRCAYNRFIGNLAKHCKQLVRHHLDSATSPYSQVCYFNDYAPSYNKFSQASASSFFLELSDTGSASHDTRRDQENIPPENNAQETTPGKSAETRDAFREGHITIPETPSPDQPGDAACGVVKKELGICNDVGPRKRASRMGGNYKNSDYVALQNGGVLFGNGERSSSAYSDICISAAQHFARIREVLVERGVTSTLNSGFLTPCRDRIFVALGLDLFAVNDEKFMDMFVAPGAIDVLQSERESLMKRQKMLQSCLNEFKSVAQAL, from the exons ATGTCGTCCTTCACCGTCGCCGATTCTGACACTCCCCCCTCACTCACCTCGACACCATCGAAGACCCCGTCGTCGAAGGCCAGGAGCCGGCGGAGCCAGGCGGAGTCGAAGTCTCGGTTCGAGGCGTACAACCGGCTACAGGCCGCGGCTGTGGCATTCAGCGAGACGATGCCGATCCCGGAGATCGTGGCGGTCGGGGGCCAGTCAGACGGGAAGAGCTCGCTCTTGGAGGCGCTCCTCGGGTTCCGATTCAACGTGCGCGAGGTCGAGATGGGCACTCGCAGACCCCTCATACTCCAGATGGTTCACGACGCCTCCGCCCTCGAACCCCGATGCCGCTTCCAG GAGGAGGATTCAGAAGAGTATGGAAGTCCCTTAGTTTTGGCATCCGCGATTGCTGACGTTATAAAGTCCAGAACTGACGCACTTTTGAAGAAAACCAAGGCTGCAGTTTCTTCTAAGCCAATTGTAATGAGAGCCGAGTATGCACATTGTCCTAACCTTACTATTATTGACACACCTGGGTTTGTTCTTAAG GCAAAGAAGGGTGAACCAGAGAACACACCCGATGAAATCCTTTCCATGGTGAAGTCCTTGGCTAGTCCTCCTCATCGAATTCTTTTGTTCCTTCAGCAAAGTAGCGTTGAGTGGTGCTCCTCATTGTGGTTGGATGCCATTCGCGAAATTGACCCAACATATAGACGGACAGTgattgttgtctccaaatttgatAACCGTCTAAAG GAATTTAGTGACCGGTGGGAAGTGGATCGCTATTTGAGTGCGAGTGGTTACCTTGGAGATAGCACTCACCCCTTTTTTGTGGCACTTCCAAAGGATAGGGGTAGTGTTTCAAATGATGAGTTTCGGAGGCAGATTTCTCAGGTGGACTCAGAGGTTGTTCGTCATCTGCGTGAGGGTGTAAAGGGAGGTTTCGatgaagaaaaattcaaatccTATATTGGCTTTGGCCGTTTGAGAGATTATTTGGAGTCGGAGCTTCAGAAGAAATACAAAGAAGCCGCCCCAGCAACGCTTGCTTTGCTAGAACAACGCTGCAGTGAAGTGACTTCTGAACTTGCTAGAATGGATTCGAAAATACAGGCCACCTCAGATGTTTCCCATCTCAGGAAATTTGCAATGATGCATGTGGCTTCTATCAGCAACCATGTG GGTGCATTGATCGATGGTGCTGCAGATCCTTCCCCTGAGCAGTGGGGGAAAACAACAGTTGAAGAGAGGTCACAAAGTGGTATTGGGGTTTGGCCTGGTGTCGTTGCCTCTGTAAATCCTCCCAATGCTACTCTTCGTCTTTATGGAGGAGCTGCATTTGAGAGGGTGATGCATGAATTTCGCTGTGCAGCTTATTCCATAGAATGCCCCTCGGTGTCGAGGGAGAAG GTTGCAAATATATTACTCGCCCATGCTGGTCGAGGTGTGGGAAGAGCAAGAACAGAGGCTGCCGCAGAGATTGCTCGAGCGGCTGCTAAATCATGGCTTGCTCCTCTTCTTGACACTGCTTGTGACCGACTTGCTTTTGTCTTGGGAAGTTTATTTGATTTGGCTTTAGAAAGAAACCGTATTCAAGATTTAGAAT GTGAGATTAAAGGGGGAAACATGGATGGCTATATAGGTTTCCATGCTGCTTTAAGATGTGCTTACAATCGCTTCATAGGGAATCTTGCCAAGCATTGCAAGCAGCTTGTAAGGCACCACCTTGATTCAGCTACTAGTCCATACTCACAGGTCTGCTACTTCAATGACTATGCACCCTCTTATAACAAATTCAGCCAGGCTTCAGCCTCTTCGTTTTTCCTTGAGCTAAGTGATACTGGTTCAGCTTCTCACGATACAAGGAGGGATCAGGAAAATATACCTCCAGAAAACAATGCACAAGAAACCACACCAGGTAAATCAGCAGAAACTAGAGATGCGTTCAGAGAAGGTCACATAACTATTCCTGAGACCCCATCTCCTGATCAACCAGGTGATGCAGCATGCGGGGTGGTTAAAAAGGAGCTTGGAATTTGCAATGACGTGGGACCAAGAAAGAGAGCGTCCAGAATGGGAGGGAATTACAAAAATTCTGACTATGTTGCGCTGCAAAATGGTGGCGTTTTATTTGGAAATGGAGAGAGATCAAGTTCAGCTTACTCGGATATCTGTATATCAGCTGCTCAGCATTTTGCTCGTATTCGTGAAGTTCTTGTGGAGAGAGGCGTGACATCAACATTAAATTCTGGATTTCTAACCCCTTG CCGAGATCGGATATTCGTGGCTCTTGGGTTGGATTTATTTGCTGTAAACGATGAGAAATTCATGGACATGTTTGTAGCTCCTGGGGCCATAGATGTGCTACAAAGTGAACGAGAGTCTCTCATGAAGCGTCAGAAGATGCTCCAATCTTGcttgaatgaatttaaaagtgttGCTCAGGCACTATGA
- the LOC106776501 gene encoding dynamin-related protein 5A isoform X2 yields the protein MSSFTVADSDTPPSLTSTPSKTPSSKARSRRSQAESKSRFEAYNRLQAAAVAFSETMPIPEIVAVGGQSDGKSSLLEALLGFRFNVREVEMGTRRPLILQMVHDASALEPRCRFQEEDSEEYGSPLVLASAIADVIKSRTDALLKKTKAAVSSKPIVMRAEYAHCPNLTIIDTPGFVLKAKKGEPENTPDEILSMVKSLASPPHRILLFLQQSSVEWCSSLWLDAIREIDPTYRRTVIVVSKFDNRLKEFSDRWEVDRYLSASGYLGDSTHPFFVALPKDRGSVSNDEFRRQISQVDSEVVRHLREGVKGGFDEEKFKSYIGFGRLRDYLESELQKKYKEAAPATLALLEQRCSEVTSELARMDSKIQATSDVSHLRKFAMMHVASISNHVGALIDGAADPSPEQWGKTTVEERSQSGIGVWPGVVASVNPPNATLRLYGGAAFERVMHEFRCAAYSIECPSVSREKVANILLAHAGRGVGRARTEAAAEIARAAAKSWLAPLLDTACDRLAFVLGSLFDLALERNRIQDLECEIKGGNMDGYIGFHAALRCAYNRFIGNLAKHCKQLVRHHLDSATSPYSQVCYFNDYAPSYNKFSQASASSFFLELSDTGSASHDTRRDQENIPPENNAQETTPGDAACGVVKKELGICNDVGPRKRASRMGGNYKNSDYVALQNGGVLFGNGERSSSAYSDICISAAQHFARIREVLVERGVTSTLNSGFLTPCRDRIFVALGLDLFAVNDEKFMDMFVAPGAIDVLQSERESLMKRQKMLQSCLNEFKSVAQAL from the exons ATGTCGTCCTTCACCGTCGCCGATTCTGACACTCCCCCCTCACTCACCTCGACACCATCGAAGACCCCGTCGTCGAAGGCCAGGAGCCGGCGGAGCCAGGCGGAGTCGAAGTCTCGGTTCGAGGCGTACAACCGGCTACAGGCCGCGGCTGTGGCATTCAGCGAGACGATGCCGATCCCGGAGATCGTGGCGGTCGGGGGCCAGTCAGACGGGAAGAGCTCGCTCTTGGAGGCGCTCCTCGGGTTCCGATTCAACGTGCGCGAGGTCGAGATGGGCACTCGCAGACCCCTCATACTCCAGATGGTTCACGACGCCTCCGCCCTCGAACCCCGATGCCGCTTCCAG GAGGAGGATTCAGAAGAGTATGGAAGTCCCTTAGTTTTGGCATCCGCGATTGCTGACGTTATAAAGTCCAGAACTGACGCACTTTTGAAGAAAACCAAGGCTGCAGTTTCTTCTAAGCCAATTGTAATGAGAGCCGAGTATGCACATTGTCCTAACCTTACTATTATTGACACACCTGGGTTTGTTCTTAAG GCAAAGAAGGGTGAACCAGAGAACACACCCGATGAAATCCTTTCCATGGTGAAGTCCTTGGCTAGTCCTCCTCATCGAATTCTTTTGTTCCTTCAGCAAAGTAGCGTTGAGTGGTGCTCCTCATTGTGGTTGGATGCCATTCGCGAAATTGACCCAACATATAGACGGACAGTgattgttgtctccaaatttgatAACCGTCTAAAG GAATTTAGTGACCGGTGGGAAGTGGATCGCTATTTGAGTGCGAGTGGTTACCTTGGAGATAGCACTCACCCCTTTTTTGTGGCACTTCCAAAGGATAGGGGTAGTGTTTCAAATGATGAGTTTCGGAGGCAGATTTCTCAGGTGGACTCAGAGGTTGTTCGTCATCTGCGTGAGGGTGTAAAGGGAGGTTTCGatgaagaaaaattcaaatccTATATTGGCTTTGGCCGTTTGAGAGATTATTTGGAGTCGGAGCTTCAGAAGAAATACAAAGAAGCCGCCCCAGCAACGCTTGCTTTGCTAGAACAACGCTGCAGTGAAGTGACTTCTGAACTTGCTAGAATGGATTCGAAAATACAGGCCACCTCAGATGTTTCCCATCTCAGGAAATTTGCAATGATGCATGTGGCTTCTATCAGCAACCATGTG GGTGCATTGATCGATGGTGCTGCAGATCCTTCCCCTGAGCAGTGGGGGAAAACAACAGTTGAAGAGAGGTCACAAAGTGGTATTGGGGTTTGGCCTGGTGTCGTTGCCTCTGTAAATCCTCCCAATGCTACTCTTCGTCTTTATGGAGGAGCTGCATTTGAGAGGGTGATGCATGAATTTCGCTGTGCAGCTTATTCCATAGAATGCCCCTCGGTGTCGAGGGAGAAG GTTGCAAATATATTACTCGCCCATGCTGGTCGAGGTGTGGGAAGAGCAAGAACAGAGGCTGCCGCAGAGATTGCTCGAGCGGCTGCTAAATCATGGCTTGCTCCTCTTCTTGACACTGCTTGTGACCGACTTGCTTTTGTCTTGGGAAGTTTATTTGATTTGGCTTTAGAAAGAAACCGTATTCAAGATTTAGAAT GTGAGATTAAAGGGGGAAACATGGATGGCTATATAGGTTTCCATGCTGCTTTAAGATGTGCTTACAATCGCTTCATAGGGAATCTTGCCAAGCATTGCAAGCAGCTTGTAAGGCACCACCTTGATTCAGCTACTAGTCCATACTCACAGGTCTGCTACTTCAATGACTATGCACCCTCTTATAACAAATTCAGCCAGGCTTCAGCCTCTTCGTTTTTCCTTGAGCTAAGTGATACTGGTTCAGCTTCTCACGATACAAGGAGGGATCAGGAAAATATACCTCCAGAAAACAATGCACAAGAAACCACACCAG GTGATGCAGCATGCGGGGTGGTTAAAAAGGAGCTTGGAATTTGCAATGACGTGGGACCAAGAAAGAGAGCGTCCAGAATGGGAGGGAATTACAAAAATTCTGACTATGTTGCGCTGCAAAATGGTGGCGTTTTATTTGGAAATGGAGAGAGATCAAGTTCAGCTTACTCGGATATCTGTATATCAGCTGCTCAGCATTTTGCTCGTATTCGTGAAGTTCTTGTGGAGAGAGGCGTGACATCAACATTAAATTCTGGATTTCTAACCCCTTG CCGAGATCGGATATTCGTGGCTCTTGGGTTGGATTTATTTGCTGTAAACGATGAGAAATTCATGGACATGTTTGTAGCTCCTGGGGCCATAGATGTGCTACAAAGTGAACGAGAGTCTCTCATGAAGCGTCAGAAGATGCTCCAATCTTGcttgaatgaatttaaaagtgttGCTCAGGCACTATGA